The Marinobacter halotolerans genome includes a window with the following:
- a CDS encoding SDR family oxidoreductase, translating to MGYQSVFREGLFNGHVVIVTGGGSGIGRCTAHELASLGATVAIVGRDLAKLETVKKEIESEGGVVSSHVCDIREEAQVIATVESVLEQHGRIDALINNAGGQYRQALEEISTNGFEAVVRNNLTGGFIFMREVYNRWMKEHRGSIVNIIADMWHGWPAYAHSGAARAGMWNLTESAASEWASAGVRINAVAVGGVASSGFDTYTAEAQKEILKFPTKIPLQRYGTVSEISGAIVYLLSPVAAYITGTCIRVDGGGPNARFCYTDLKPHQNSDPFNGFHLDEPPKLLTEGPKKE from the coding sequence ATGGGGTATCAATCTGTATTTCGTGAGGGCCTGTTTAATGGGCACGTAGTGATCGTTACGGGTGGCGGAAGTGGTATTGGTCGCTGTACCGCTCATGAGCTCGCGTCGCTGGGCGCAACAGTGGCTATTGTGGGGCGTGATCTCGCCAAGCTTGAAACTGTAAAAAAAGAGATCGAATCAGAAGGCGGAGTGGTTAGCTCCCATGTATGCGATATTCGTGAAGAAGCCCAGGTTATTGCGACTGTAGAGTCCGTCCTAGAACAACACGGTAGAATTGACGCGCTAATCAACAATGCCGGTGGCCAGTATCGACAGGCTCTGGAAGAGATAAGCACGAATGGATTCGAAGCAGTGGTACGGAACAATCTCACTGGTGGCTTCATCTTCATGCGAGAGGTTTATAACCGATGGATGAAAGAACATCGTGGCAGTATCGTGAATATCATTGCTGATATGTGGCACGGCTGGCCCGCCTACGCTCATTCCGGCGCTGCACGAGCGGGCATGTGGAACCTTACAGAAAGTGCGGCTTCCGAGTGGGCGTCAGCTGGCGTGCGGATCAACGCAGTGGCAGTTGGTGGTGTCGCAAGTAGTGGTTTCGACACCTATACGGCTGAAGCGCAGAAGGAAATCCTCAAGTTCCCTACCAAAATCCCGTTACAACGTTACGGAACGGTCTCTGAGATATCTGGTGCCATTGTCTATCTACTTTCTCCAGTAGCCGCATATATAACTGGCACTTGCATTCGTGTGGACGGTGGCGGTCCCAATGCTCGTTTCTGTTACACCGATCTGAAACCTCATCAAAATTCAGATCCGTTTAATGGATTTCATTTAGATGAGCCTCCGAAGCTGCTTACAGAGGGGCCGAAGAAAGAGTGA
- a CDS encoding efflux RND transporter permease subunit: protein MTNNKGSREETPVISNLDDFDVNSGNLPERLIFKNRVLVVLACFFITIVLGYFAATKLEMNASFEKMIPQNHPFIQNYLDYKSELPGLGNAIRVVVENTEGDVFSEGYLEKLRQITRDLSLTNGVHRVGVQSLWQPSVRWVEVTEEGFRGDAVIGDYYDGSPESIEQLKQNVARSRVARDLVGDDEKSSMIFVPLMERDPKTKEPLDYRKFATELEDNIRAQYENGDSGPDVKVRIIGFAKLVGDLMDGLTKVATFFALAVLIAVVIIYSYSRCARSTFAVVGVSLAGVLWQLGVVSALGFVIDPFTILVPFVVFAIGVSHGAQMMNGILKDVGHGAHALVAARHTFRRLFTPGVTALISDAVGFAVLMVIDFPIIKDLAITASIGVAILIITNLIVLPVFLSYTGVNKAAVRRDLQHSSEKDYGKGIGHVWVLLEKLTERRVALPTLIIAGCVAAGAYAVGQRLQVGDLDSGAPELRADSQYNIDNRYITNHYSMSTDQFAVVVVTPEGECLSYEALTEADRLAWRLQHVPGVQSTVALPDAIRAITAGAYEGSAKWMTIARSQGILNFAGNQVLIHNPELANTECSVFPVIANLTDHKAATLERVSDAALSFAEAQGTDNLKFLLAAGSAGIEAATNSTVEQASTEMKVYVYLAVILLCLIAFRSWRAVVVAVVPLFITTLLCEALMVVLGLGIKVATLPVIALGVGIGVDYALYLLSTQLAFQRNGFTLRESYHKALQFTGRTVALVGAMLAVAVVTWVWSPIKFQADMGILLTFMFLANMVGALVLIPALSHFLLNSSPVAVSEDTDYQEGIQQSANETSSERRALCESV from the coding sequence ATGACAAATAATAAGGGTAGTCGTGAAGAAACACCTGTTATTTCAAATCTGGATGACTTTGATGTTAACTCCGGAAACTTACCAGAGCGACTGATTTTCAAGAACCGCGTTCTAGTGGTTCTTGCCTGCTTTTTTATAACAATTGTACTGGGTTATTTCGCGGCGACAAAACTGGAAATGAATGCCAGTTTCGAGAAGATGATTCCCCAGAATCACCCCTTCATTCAGAATTACCTTGACTATAAGTCCGAACTCCCTGGCTTGGGTAATGCCATCCGCGTTGTGGTGGAGAACACAGAAGGGGATGTTTTTAGTGAAGGCTATCTGGAAAAGCTTCGCCAGATCACTAGAGATCTGTCCCTCACAAACGGTGTCCACAGGGTAGGGGTGCAGTCACTGTGGCAGCCATCTGTACGCTGGGTAGAAGTAACAGAGGAAGGCTTCCGCGGCGATGCAGTGATTGGTGACTATTACGACGGCTCACCAGAAAGTATTGAACAATTGAAACAGAATGTAGCTCGCTCCCGGGTTGCACGTGATCTCGTGGGAGATGACGAGAAATCCAGCATGATTTTTGTGCCTTTAATGGAGCGCGACCCAAAAACCAAGGAGCCGCTGGACTACCGGAAGTTTGCTACGGAACTTGAAGATAACATACGAGCACAGTATGAAAACGGCGACTCCGGCCCTGACGTAAAAGTCCGAATTATCGGATTTGCCAAACTTGTCGGTGACCTTATGGATGGGCTTACCAAGGTTGCGACATTTTTTGCACTTGCGGTTCTTATAGCTGTGGTCATTATCTACAGCTACTCCCGCTGTGCTCGCAGTACCTTTGCGGTTGTAGGTGTCTCTCTGGCTGGTGTTTTATGGCAACTAGGTGTTGTGTCGGCGCTGGGCTTTGTAATTGACCCATTCACTATACTTGTCCCGTTTGTAGTTTTTGCCATCGGTGTGTCCCACGGCGCACAAATGATGAACGGCATATTGAAGGACGTGGGGCATGGCGCTCATGCTCTTGTGGCAGCGCGGCATACCTTCAGACGACTTTTTACCCCCGGCGTAACCGCGCTGATCTCTGATGCTGTTGGCTTTGCTGTGTTGATGGTAATCGACTTTCCGATTATCAAAGATCTGGCCATTACAGCGAGCATTGGTGTTGCGATCCTCATAATCACAAATCTCATCGTACTGCCGGTATTTCTGTCATATACGGGTGTAAACAAGGCCGCTGTTCGCCGGGATCTGCAGCATTCAAGTGAGAAGGATTATGGTAAGGGCATTGGTCATGTGTGGGTACTGCTGGAAAAACTGACTGAACGAAGGGTGGCGTTGCCGACGCTTATTATTGCTGGATGTGTTGCGGCTGGTGCCTACGCGGTTGGGCAAAGACTCCAGGTGGGTGACCTGGATAGTGGTGCTCCAGAGTTACGTGCTGATTCTCAGTACAACATCGACAATCGCTATATTACTAATCATTATTCGATGTCGACTGACCAGTTCGCTGTTGTTGTAGTAACGCCTGAGGGTGAGTGTTTAAGTTATGAAGCATTGACTGAGGCTGACCGGTTGGCCTGGCGGTTGCAGCATGTCCCGGGCGTGCAATCTACTGTCGCCTTACCAGACGCCATAAGGGCAATCACCGCCGGTGCTTATGAGGGCAGCGCGAAGTGGATGACCATTGCACGTAGTCAAGGAATACTCAACTTTGCAGGGAATCAGGTCCTCATCCATAACCCTGAACTGGCTAATACTGAATGCTCGGTATTTCCAGTAATCGCGAATCTAACTGATCACAAGGCAGCAACCCTAGAGCGTGTTTCAGATGCGGCCTTGAGCTTCGCTGAAGCTCAAGGCACGGATAATCTGAAATTCCTTCTAGCCGCCGGTAGTGCCGGCATTGAGGCGGCCACCAACAGCACTGTTGAACAAGCGAGTACCGAAATGAAGGTATATGTGTACCTCGCGGTTATTCTCCTTTGCTTGATCGCTTTTCGGAGCTGGAGAGCTGTTGTTGTTGCTGTGGTGCCCCTCTTCATCACAACGCTGTTGTGTGAGGCATTGATGGTGGTGTTGGGCCTGGGTATCAAAGTTGCCACCCTTCCAGTGATTGCTCTAGGGGTGGGGATTGGTGTCGACTACGCGCTCTATTTACTTTCCACCCAACTGGCATTCCAAAGGAACGGGTTCACGCTGAGAGAGTCCTACCATAAGGCTTTGCAATTTACCGGGCGGACTGTAGCGCTTGTAGGTGCAATGCTTGCAGTCGCAGTTGTAACCTGGGTTTGGTCACCCATTAAATTCCAAGCGGATATGGGTATTCTCCTGACCTTCATGTTCCTCGCCAATATGGTGGGGGCTTTGGTTCTAATACCGGCGTTGTCACATTTCCTGCTGAATTCCTCTCCGGTTGCTGTATCAGAAGATACCGATTACCAAGAAGGCATCCAGCAGAGTGCTAATGAAACGAGTTCTGAACGTCGGGCACTTTGCGAAAGCGTTTGA